The proteins below come from a single Balaenoptera acutorostrata chromosome 2, mBalAcu1.1, whole genome shotgun sequence genomic window:
- the GPR108 gene encoding protein GPR108 isoform X2, whose amino-acid sequence MAVSERRGLARGSPAEWGQRLLLLLLLGGCSGRIHRLTLTGEKRADIQLNSFGFYTNGSLEVDLTLLRLGLQETDEKAPLVGFSLTRVRSGSVPSYSSRDPHDCPLRQNSSNLLALFLINTKDLQVQVRKYGEQKKLFISPGLLPEAPSEPELPKSEHRVTPKVDGGTTTAPDKAKLKPTGSQGDQQGIGGKDQDLVLGLGHLNNSYNFSFHVVIGSRAEEGQYSLNFHNCYNSVPGREQPFDITVMIREKNPEGFLSAAEIPLFKLYMVMSACFLASGIFWVSILCKNTYNVFKIHWLMAALAFTKSVSLLFHSINYYFINSQGHPIEGLAVMHYITHLLKGALLFITIALIGSGWAFIKYILSDKEKKVFGIVISLQVLANVAYIVIESREEGASDYGVWKEVLFLVDLICCGAILFPVVWSIRHLQDTSGTDGKAAVNLAKLKLFRHYYVMVICYIYFTRIIAILLRVAVPFQWQWLYQLLVEGSTLAFFVLTGYKFQPTRDNPYLQLPLEDEEDVQMKEVVTDSGFREGLSKVNRTTSRREQL is encoded by the exons ATGGCAGTGAGCGAGAGGAGGGGGCTCGCCCGCGGGAGCCCCGCGGAGTGGGGGCAGAGGCTacttctgctgctgctgttagGCGGTTGCTCTGGGCGCATCCACCGGCTGACGCTGACG GGGGAGAAGCGAGCAGACATCCAGCTGAACAGCTTTGGCTTCTACACCAACGGCTCTCTGGAGGTGGACCTGACCCTCCTGCGGCTGGGCCTCCAGGAGACAGATGAGAAAGCCCCATTG GTGGGGTTCAGTCTGACCCGGGTTCGATCTGGCAGTGTTCCTTCCTATTCA AGCCGAGACCCTCACGACTGTCCTCTCCGGCAAAACAGTAGCAATCTCCTGGCTCTCTTCCTCATCAACACCAAGGATCTGCA GGTCCAGGTACGAAAGTATGGGGAACAGAAGAAGCTGTTCATCTCTCCCGGGCTCCTCCCCGAAGCGCCCTCCGAACCAGAGCTCCCGAAGTCAGAGCACAGGGTCACCCCCAAGGTGGATGGCG GGACCACTACTGCACCCGACAAGGCCAAGTTGAAACCCACAGGGTCACAAGGAGACCAGCAG GGCATCGGTGGGAAGGACCAGGACCTGGTGTTGGGCCTGGGCCATCTCAACAACTCCTACAATTTCAGT TTCCACGTGGTGATCGGCTCGAGGGCCGAGGAAGGCCAGTACAGCCTCAACTTCCACAACTGCTACAACTCGGTGCCGGGCCGGGAGCAGCCGTTCGACATCACG GTAATGATCCGGGAGAAGAACCCCGAGGGCTTCCTATCGGCGGCGGAAATCCCCCTCTTCAAGCTGTACATGGTCATGTCTGCCTGCTTCCTGGCCTCTGGCATCTTCTGGGTGTCCATCCTCTGCAAGAACAC GTACAACGTCTTCAAGATCCACTGGCTCATGGCAGCCCTGGCTTTCACCAAGAGCGTCTCCCTCCTCTTCCACAGT ATCAACTACTACTTCATCAACAGCCAGGGCCACCCCATCGAAGGCCTCGCTGTCATGCACTACATCACGCATCT GCTGAAGGGCGCCCTCCTCTTCATCACCATCGCCTTGATCGGCTCTGGCTGGGCCTTCATCAAGTACATCCTGTCCGACAAGGAGAAGAAGGTCTTCGGGATCGTGATCTCGCTGCAG gTCCTGGCCAACGTGGCCTACATTGTCATCGAGTCCCGCGAGGAGGGCGCCAGCGACTACGGCGTCTGGAAGGAGGTCCTCTTCCTGGTGGACCTCATCTGCTGCGGCGCCATCCTCTTCCCCGTGGTCTG GTCCATCCGGCATCTCCAGGACACGTCTGGCACTGATGGGAAGG CGGCAGTGAACCTGGCCAAGCTGAAGCTGTTCCGGCATTACTATGTCATG GTCATCTGCTACATCTACTTCACACGGATCATCGCCATCCTGCTGCGGGTGGCCGTGCCTTTCCAGTGGCAGTGGCTGTACCAG CTCTTGGTGGAGGGCTCCACCCTCGCCTTCTTCGTGCTCACGGGCTACAAGTTCCAGCCCACGAGGGATAACCCGTACCTGCAGCTGCCCCTAGAGGACGAGGAGGATGTGCAGATGAAAGAAGT AGTGACCGATTCTGGGTTCCGGGAAGGTCTGTCCAAAGTCAACAGAACGACCAGCAGGCGAGAGCAGTTGTGA
- the GPR108 gene encoding protein GPR108 isoform X1, protein MAVSERRGLARGSPAEWGQRLLLLLLLGGCSGRIHRLTLTGEKRADIQLNSFGFYTNGSLEVDLTLLRLGLQETDEKAPLVGFSLTRVRSGSVPSYSSRDPHDCPLRQNSSNLLALFLINTKDLQVQVRKYGEQKKLFISPGLLPEAPSEPELPKSEHRVTPKVDGVTCLPLAGTTTAPDKAKLKPTGSQGDQQGIGGKDQDLVLGLGHLNNSYNFSFHVVIGSRAEEGQYSLNFHNCYNSVPGREQPFDITVMIREKNPEGFLSAAEIPLFKLYMVMSACFLASGIFWVSILCKNTYNVFKIHWLMAALAFTKSVSLLFHSINYYFINSQGHPIEGLAVMHYITHLLKGALLFITIALIGSGWAFIKYILSDKEKKVFGIVISLQVLANVAYIVIESREEGASDYGVWKEVLFLVDLICCGAILFPVVWSIRHLQDTSGTDGKAAVNLAKLKLFRHYYVMVICYIYFTRIIAILLRVAVPFQWQWLYQLLVEGSTLAFFVLTGYKFQPTRDNPYLQLPLEDEEDVQMKEVVTDSGFREGLSKVNRTTSRREQL, encoded by the exons ATGGCAGTGAGCGAGAGGAGGGGGCTCGCCCGCGGGAGCCCCGCGGAGTGGGGGCAGAGGCTacttctgctgctgctgttagGCGGTTGCTCTGGGCGCATCCACCGGCTGACGCTGACG GGGGAGAAGCGAGCAGACATCCAGCTGAACAGCTTTGGCTTCTACACCAACGGCTCTCTGGAGGTGGACCTGACCCTCCTGCGGCTGGGCCTCCAGGAGACAGATGAGAAAGCCCCATTG GTGGGGTTCAGTCTGACCCGGGTTCGATCTGGCAGTGTTCCTTCCTATTCA AGCCGAGACCCTCACGACTGTCCTCTCCGGCAAAACAGTAGCAATCTCCTGGCTCTCTTCCTCATCAACACCAAGGATCTGCA GGTCCAGGTACGAAAGTATGGGGAACAGAAGAAGCTGTTCATCTCTCCCGGGCTCCTCCCCGAAGCGCCCTCCGAACCAGAGCTCCCGAAGTCAGAGCACAGGGTCACCCCCAAGGTGGATGGCG TCACCTGCTTGCCCCTGGCAGGGACCACTACTGCACCCGACAAGGCCAAGTTGAAACCCACAGGGTCACAAGGAGACCAGCAG GGCATCGGTGGGAAGGACCAGGACCTGGTGTTGGGCCTGGGCCATCTCAACAACTCCTACAATTTCAGT TTCCACGTGGTGATCGGCTCGAGGGCCGAGGAAGGCCAGTACAGCCTCAACTTCCACAACTGCTACAACTCGGTGCCGGGCCGGGAGCAGCCGTTCGACATCACG GTAATGATCCGGGAGAAGAACCCCGAGGGCTTCCTATCGGCGGCGGAAATCCCCCTCTTCAAGCTGTACATGGTCATGTCTGCCTGCTTCCTGGCCTCTGGCATCTTCTGGGTGTCCATCCTCTGCAAGAACAC GTACAACGTCTTCAAGATCCACTGGCTCATGGCAGCCCTGGCTTTCACCAAGAGCGTCTCCCTCCTCTTCCACAGT ATCAACTACTACTTCATCAACAGCCAGGGCCACCCCATCGAAGGCCTCGCTGTCATGCACTACATCACGCATCT GCTGAAGGGCGCCCTCCTCTTCATCACCATCGCCTTGATCGGCTCTGGCTGGGCCTTCATCAAGTACATCCTGTCCGACAAGGAGAAGAAGGTCTTCGGGATCGTGATCTCGCTGCAG gTCCTGGCCAACGTGGCCTACATTGTCATCGAGTCCCGCGAGGAGGGCGCCAGCGACTACGGCGTCTGGAAGGAGGTCCTCTTCCTGGTGGACCTCATCTGCTGCGGCGCCATCCTCTTCCCCGTGGTCTG GTCCATCCGGCATCTCCAGGACACGTCTGGCACTGATGGGAAGG CGGCAGTGAACCTGGCCAAGCTGAAGCTGTTCCGGCATTACTATGTCATG GTCATCTGCTACATCTACTTCACACGGATCATCGCCATCCTGCTGCGGGTGGCCGTGCCTTTCCAGTGGCAGTGGCTGTACCAG CTCTTGGTGGAGGGCTCCACCCTCGCCTTCTTCGTGCTCACGGGCTACAAGTTCCAGCCCACGAGGGATAACCCGTACCTGCAGCTGCCCCTAGAGGACGAGGAGGATGTGCAGATGAAAGAAGT AGTGACCGATTCTGGGTTCCGGGAAGGTCTGTCCAAAGTCAACAGAACGACCAGCAGGCGAGAGCAGTTGTGA
- the GPR108 gene encoding protein GPR108 isoform X3, producing MRNSALRVMLTQWGDFQGEKRADIQLNSFGFYTNGSLEVDLTLLRLGLQETDEKAPLVGFSLTRVRSGSVPSYSSRDPHDCPLRQNSSNLLALFLINTKDLQVQVRKYGEQKKLFISPGLLPEAPSEPELPKSEHRVTPKVDGVTCLPLAGTTTAPDKAKLKPTGSQGDQQGIGGKDQDLVLGLGHLNNSYNFSFHVVIGSRAEEGQYSLNFHNCYNSVPGREQPFDITVMIREKNPEGFLSAAEIPLFKLYMVMSACFLASGIFWVSILCKNTYNVFKIHWLMAALAFTKSVSLLFHSINYYFINSQGHPIEGLAVMHYITHLLKGALLFITIALIGSGWAFIKYILSDKEKKVFGIVISLQVLANVAYIVIESREEGASDYGVWKEVLFLVDLICCGAILFPVVWSIRHLQDTSGTDGKAAVNLAKLKLFRHYYVMVICYIYFTRIIAILLRVAVPFQWQWLYQLLVEGSTLAFFVLTGYKFQPTRDNPYLQLPLEDEEDVQMKEVVTDSGFREGLSKVNRTTSRREQL from the exons ATGCGTAACTCTGCTCTCCGGGTGATGCTCACACAGTGGGGAGACTTCCAG GGGGAGAAGCGAGCAGACATCCAGCTGAACAGCTTTGGCTTCTACACCAACGGCTCTCTGGAGGTGGACCTGACCCTCCTGCGGCTGGGCCTCCAGGAGACAGATGAGAAAGCCCCATTG GTGGGGTTCAGTCTGACCCGGGTTCGATCTGGCAGTGTTCCTTCCTATTCA AGCCGAGACCCTCACGACTGTCCTCTCCGGCAAAACAGTAGCAATCTCCTGGCTCTCTTCCTCATCAACACCAAGGATCTGCA GGTCCAGGTACGAAAGTATGGGGAACAGAAGAAGCTGTTCATCTCTCCCGGGCTCCTCCCCGAAGCGCCCTCCGAACCAGAGCTCCCGAAGTCAGAGCACAGGGTCACCCCCAAGGTGGATGGCG TCACCTGCTTGCCCCTGGCAGGGACCACTACTGCACCCGACAAGGCCAAGTTGAAACCCACAGGGTCACAAGGAGACCAGCAG GGCATCGGTGGGAAGGACCAGGACCTGGTGTTGGGCCTGGGCCATCTCAACAACTCCTACAATTTCAGT TTCCACGTGGTGATCGGCTCGAGGGCCGAGGAAGGCCAGTACAGCCTCAACTTCCACAACTGCTACAACTCGGTGCCGGGCCGGGAGCAGCCGTTCGACATCACG GTAATGATCCGGGAGAAGAACCCCGAGGGCTTCCTATCGGCGGCGGAAATCCCCCTCTTCAAGCTGTACATGGTCATGTCTGCCTGCTTCCTGGCCTCTGGCATCTTCTGGGTGTCCATCCTCTGCAAGAACAC GTACAACGTCTTCAAGATCCACTGGCTCATGGCAGCCCTGGCTTTCACCAAGAGCGTCTCCCTCCTCTTCCACAGT ATCAACTACTACTTCATCAACAGCCAGGGCCACCCCATCGAAGGCCTCGCTGTCATGCACTACATCACGCATCT GCTGAAGGGCGCCCTCCTCTTCATCACCATCGCCTTGATCGGCTCTGGCTGGGCCTTCATCAAGTACATCCTGTCCGACAAGGAGAAGAAGGTCTTCGGGATCGTGATCTCGCTGCAG gTCCTGGCCAACGTGGCCTACATTGTCATCGAGTCCCGCGAGGAGGGCGCCAGCGACTACGGCGTCTGGAAGGAGGTCCTCTTCCTGGTGGACCTCATCTGCTGCGGCGCCATCCTCTTCCCCGTGGTCTG GTCCATCCGGCATCTCCAGGACACGTCTGGCACTGATGGGAAGG CGGCAGTGAACCTGGCCAAGCTGAAGCTGTTCCGGCATTACTATGTCATG GTCATCTGCTACATCTACTTCACACGGATCATCGCCATCCTGCTGCGGGTGGCCGTGCCTTTCCAGTGGCAGTGGCTGTACCAG CTCTTGGTGGAGGGCTCCACCCTCGCCTTCTTCGTGCTCACGGGCTACAAGTTCCAGCCCACGAGGGATAACCCGTACCTGCAGCTGCCCCTAGAGGACGAGGAGGATGTGCAGATGAAAGAAGT AGTGACCGATTCTGGGTTCCGGGAAGGTCTGTCCAAAGTCAACAGAACGACCAGCAGGCGAGAGCAGTTGTGA